Proteins encoded within one genomic window of Candidatus Krumholzibacteriia bacterium:
- a CDS encoding DUF59 domain-containing protein encodes MSQELREKIVAALKTCYDPEIPIDIWELGLIYDIAIAESNDVTLTMTLTTPHCPAAEILPADVEQKVSAVEGVASVKVDITWEPAWTPQMMSEAARLELNL; translated from the coding sequence ATGAGCCAGGAACTGCGCGAAAAAATCGTGGCCGCCCTGAAGACGTGCTATGACCCCGAGATCCCCATCGACATATGGGAGCTGGGGCTGATCTACGACATCGCCATTGCGGAGTCCAACGACGTCACCCTCACCATGACGCTCACGACGCCGCACTGCCCCGCCGCGGAGATACTCCCCGCGGACGTGGAGCAGAAGGTATCCGCGGTCGAGGGAGTCGCCTCGGTCAAGGTAGACATCACATGGGAACCAGCGTGGACGCCGCAAATGATGTCGGAAGCGGCACGCCTGGAACTGAATCTCTAA
- a CDS encoding sigma-70 family RNA polymerase sigma factor, producing the protein MALEHEKQAIDPKNWVDEHGDALFRFAILRVRNEELAADLVQDTFLSALKARDGFRGGSTLRTWLTGILKHKIIDHYRKNKVEIVETDLAGDTPMAILQHAPALSPRWDEAPSSLVESREFWTVLSGCLSKLPEAQRRAFTLREFDGLDSDEIRKVLEVTPTNLWVILHRARAGLRRCLETNWFGNEG; encoded by the coding sequence ATGGCACTTGAACACGAAAAGCAGGCCATCGATCCCAAAAACTGGGTCGATGAACACGGCGACGCGCTGTTTCGCTTTGCGATTCTGCGCGTGCGCAACGAGGAACTGGCCGCGGACCTCGTGCAGGACACATTTCTGTCCGCCCTGAAGGCCAGGGACGGTTTTCGGGGCGGGTCCACCCTGAGAACCTGGCTGACCGGAATCCTCAAGCACAAGATCATCGACCACTACCGGAAGAACAAGGTGGAGATTGTCGAGACCGACCTGGCCGGGGACACCCCGATGGCCATCCTGCAGCACGCGCCGGCCCTGTCCCCCCGCTGGGACGAGGCGCCCTCGAGCCTGGTGGAGAGCCGCGAGTTCTGGACGGTGCTGTCCGGCTGCCTCTCCAAGCTCCCCGAGGCCCAACGGCGCGCCTTCACCCTGCGCGAATTCGACGGCCTCGACAGCGACGAAATTCGTAAGGTGCTGGAGGTGACCCCGACGAACCTGTGGGTTATATTGCACCGGGCCCGCGCGGGCCTGCGCCGGTGTCTGGAAACCAACTGGTTTGGCAACGAGGGATGA
- a CDS encoding rhodanese-like domain-containing protein: MKTFFNEILGGIGIMFVATLVGVTVNAMRPGGIPLIQKGAPVATVQHGTEPDTTATENLGSVSLAEMKRLWDEGAAYIIDARDPYEYAEGHIPGAINIPYDRLPEYLDMLSSEVPMDGDVVVYCRGPECDFSDQLATELKILGYQNVRVFTGGWEQWTAAGYPVEGMVPK; encoded by the coding sequence ATGAAAACCTTCTTCAATGAAATCCTCGGCGGCATCGGCATCATGTTCGTCGCCACCCTCGTCGGCGTCACCGTAAACGCGATGCGGCCGGGCGGCATTCCGCTCATCCAGAAGGGCGCGCCGGTTGCCACCGTGCAACACGGGACCGAGCCGGACACGACCGCCACCGAGAACCTGGGGTCCGTGTCGCTGGCCGAGATGAAGCGCCTCTGGGACGAGGGCGCCGCGTACATCATCGACGCGCGCGACCCCTACGAGTACGCCGAGGGGCACATCCCCGGCGCCATCAACATCCCCTACGACCGCCTGCCCGAGTACCTCGACATGCTGAGCAGCGAGGTGCCCATGGACGGCGACGTGGTCGTGTACTGCCGCGGCCCCGAGTGCGATTTCTCCGACCAGCTCGCCACCGAGCTCAAGATACTCGGCTACCAGAACGTCCGCGTGTTCACGGGCGGCTGGGAGCAGTGGACCGCGGCCGGCTACCCGGTGGAAGGGATGGTGCCCAAGTGA
- a CDS encoding DoxX family membrane protein, whose translation MKRILTGRELNLVLRLFIGGMFVYAAWDKVLHPYGFAVSVRAYKIIPFALSNFAALAMSWSELIAGLMLILGVLPRKAAGAIFILLAVFVVAIATTVVRGMVIDCGCFGSEGGASTSWLLILRNIGLLIGTALVMLYNDGFLSLFPGGANRRPEPERY comes from the coding sequence GTGAAGCGCATCCTCACCGGACGGGAATTGAACCTCGTGCTGCGCCTGTTCATCGGCGGCATGTTCGTTTACGCCGCCTGGGACAAGGTCCTGCACCCGTACGGGTTCGCGGTGTCCGTGCGCGCCTACAAGATCATCCCGTTCGCACTGTCCAACTTCGCCGCGCTGGCCATGTCGTGGAGCGAGCTGATCGCCGGCCTCATGCTGATCCTCGGCGTCCTGCCCCGCAAGGCGGCTGGCGCCATCTTCATCCTGCTCGCGGTGTTCGTCGTGGCCATCGCCACCACGGTGGTGCGCGGGATGGTCATCGACTGCGGCTGCTTCGGGTCCGAGGGCGGCGCCTCCACGTCGTGGCTGCTCATCCTGCGCAACATCGGGCTGTTGATCGGCACCGCGCTGGTCATGCTGTACAACGACGGCTTCCTCTCCCTGTTCCCGGGCGGCGCCAACCGCCGGCCGGAACCCGAACGCTACTAG
- a CDS encoding cysteine desulfurase — protein sequence MDAARVREDFPILHREIKGKPLVYLDNAATAQKPRQVIDAISGYYEKHNANVHRGVHALSVEATELYEGAREKARAFINAAETSEIVFVRGTTEAINLVASSFGGSNVKNGDEVLITAMEHHSNIVPWQMLCQRTGATLRVLPMNRDGDLLMEELPRMLNERTRIVAVTHVSNSLGTVNPVAEIIAMAHERGIPVLVDGAQAVPHFQVDVRALDADFYVFSGHKMVGPTGAGVLYARKSILEGMPPWQGGGDMIASVTFEKTTYNVLPHRFEAGTPDIAAVAGLGAAIDYLCATGMDAIARYEDGLVRQAVDALSSALGVTLIGTPGQRAGVVSFTLDKIHPHDVGMILDSEGVAIRAGHHCTQPVMDFYGVPATNRASFAFYNTRADIDRLIAGLDKVRALFA from the coding sequence ATCGACGCCGCGCGCGTGCGCGAGGACTTCCCCATCCTGCACCGCGAGATCAAGGGCAAGCCGCTGGTCTACCTGGACAACGCCGCCACCGCGCAGAAGCCGCGCCAGGTCATCGATGCCATTTCCGGCTACTACGAAAAGCACAACGCCAACGTGCACCGCGGCGTGCACGCGCTGAGCGTGGAGGCCACCGAACTCTACGAAGGCGCGCGCGAGAAAGCGCGCGCGTTCATCAACGCCGCCGAGACCAGCGAGATCGTCTTTGTGCGCGGCACCACCGAGGCCATCAACCTGGTGGCGTCGTCGTTTGGCGGCTCCAATGTGAAGAACGGCGACGAGGTGCTCATCACCGCCATGGAGCACCACTCCAACATCGTCCCCTGGCAGATGCTGTGCCAGCGCACCGGCGCCACCCTCAGGGTGCTGCCCATGAACCGCGACGGGGACCTGCTGATGGAGGAACTCCCGCGCATGTTGAACGAGCGCACGCGCATCGTGGCCGTCACCCACGTGTCCAACTCGCTCGGCACCGTCAACCCGGTGGCCGAGATCATCGCCATGGCGCATGAGCGCGGCATTCCCGTGCTGGTGGACGGCGCACAGGCGGTGCCGCACTTCCAAGTGGACGTGCGCGCCCTGGACGCCGACTTCTACGTATTCTCCGGCCACAAGATGGTCGGCCCCACCGGCGCCGGCGTGCTCTACGCCCGCAAGTCGATCCTGGAGGGCATGCCCCCCTGGCAGGGCGGCGGCGACATGATCGCGTCGGTCACCTTCGAGAAGACAACCTACAACGTGCTGCCCCACCGCTTCGAGGCGGGCACCCCGGACATCGCCGCCGTCGCCGGACTGGGAGCGGCCATCGACTACCTGTGCGCGACCGGAATGGATGCCATCGCGCGCTACGAGGACGGTCTGGTGCGCCAGGCGGTGGATGCGCTGTCGTCCGCGCTCGGCGTCACCCTCATCGGCACCCCCGGACAGCGCGCCGGGGTGGTTTCCTTCACGCTGGACAAAATCCACCCGCACGACGTGGGCATGATCCTGGACAGCGAGGGCGTCGCCATCCGCGCCGGTCACCACTGCACGCAGCCGGTGATGGACTTCTACGGCGTTCCCGCCACCAACCGGGCGTCGTTTGCGTTCTACAACACGCGCGCGGACATCGACCGGCTCATCGCCGGGCTGGACAAGGTGCGGGCGCTGTTTGCATGA
- a CDS encoding HAD family phosphatase has protein sequence MTRRPYDLVCFDVDGTLVRHPTGKVIWEVLNRRFTGDDTVNEERHRWYRERKITYPQWVELDVQGWIDAGATRAEIVDSVREFERFDGAHETLWELKRRGVRLAIISGTLDIVIDTLFPEHPFDDVYSNRLDFDEHGVLTGWQATPFDLEGKPVALRELSARHEVALDRAAFVGDGANDVPMVGVAGCVVAFNPRSRDLARLANHVIREPNLSRLLELIG, from the coding sequence ATGACCCGCCGACCCTATGACCTGGTCTGCTTCGACGTAGACGGGACCCTCGTTCGACATCCAACCGGCAAAGTTATCTGGGAAGTCCTCAATCGCCGCTTCACCGGCGACGACACCGTCAACGAGGAACGGCACCGCTGGTACCGCGAACGCAAGATCACCTACCCGCAGTGGGTGGAACTGGACGTGCAGGGGTGGATCGACGCGGGCGCCACGCGCGCCGAAATCGTGGATTCGGTGCGGGAGTTCGAGCGTTTCGACGGCGCCCACGAGACCCTGTGGGAGCTCAAGCGCCGCGGAGTGCGCCTGGCCATCATCTCCGGAACGCTGGACATCGTCATCGACACGTTGTTCCCGGAGCACCCGTTCGACGACGTGTATTCCAACCGGTTGGATTTTGACGAACACGGCGTGCTCACCGGCTGGCAGGCCACACCCTTCGACTTGGAGGGCAAGCCGGTGGCGTTGCGCGAGCTGTCCGCCCGGCACGAAGTGGCGCTGGATCGTGCCGCCTTCGTGGGCGACGGCGCCAACGATGTTCCCATGGTGGGCGTGGCGGGTTGCGTGGTAGCGTTCAACCCGCGTTCCAGGGACCTGGCGCGCCTCGCGAACCACGTGATTCGTGAGCCGAACCTGTCACGACTCCTCGAACTGATCGGTTGA
- a CDS encoding SUF system NifU family Fe-S cluster assembly protein produces MSDMRELYQEVILDHHKHPRNFGRLDGANRHAEGFNPLCGDRVTVYVLVENDVVREIAFDGSGCAICVASASVMTDELKGRTLAEIEKLYGTFHDVVMSSTDTAVDMDALGKLAVFAGVREFPVRVKCATLPWHTLRAALKNPDGAPVTTE; encoded by the coding sequence ATGAGCGACATGCGCGAGCTCTACCAGGAGGTCATCCTGGACCATCACAAGCACCCGCGGAACTTCGGCCGCCTGGACGGCGCCAACCGTCACGCGGAGGGCTTCAACCCGCTGTGCGGCGACCGCGTGACCGTGTACGTGCTGGTGGAGAACGACGTGGTGCGCGAAATCGCGTTCGACGGCAGCGGCTGCGCCATCTGTGTCGCATCTGCATCCGTCATGACCGACGAACTCAAGGGGCGCACGCTGGCCGAGATCGAGAAGCTCTACGGCACCTTCCACGACGTGGTCATGTCGTCCACGGACACCGCCGTCGACATGGACGCGCTGGGCAAACTGGCCGTCTTTGCGGGGGTGCGCGAGTTTCCGGTGCGCGTCAAGTGCGCCACCCTGCCGTGGCACACCCTGCGCGCGGCCCTCAAGAACCCGGACGGCGCGCCCGTTACCACGGAGTAG
- a CDS encoding zf-HC2 domain-containing protein: MKSSCTETARLLSESRDRRLSLRERIHLRFHVTMCRMCHVYARQLSALSRICNAASEHAPDCCPGKLPEDRKARIREAMKD, from the coding sequence GTGAAGAGCAGCTGTACCGAAACCGCCCGGCTCCTGTCCGAGTCCCGCGACCGCCGCCTGTCGCTACGCGAGCGGATCCACCTGCGTTTTCACGTGACGATGTGCCGGATGTGCCACGTCTACGCGCGCCAGCTCTCCGCGCTGTCCCGCATCTGCAACGCGGCGTCGGAGCACGCGCCCGACTGCTGTCCGGGCAAGCTGCCCGAGGACCGCAAGGCCCGCATTCGCGAGGCCATGAAAGACTGA
- the asnB gene encoding asparagine synthase (glutamine-hydrolyzing): MCGIAGIVNARAGVRVSEGELRAMCDAIRHRGPDDAGYHLDGGVGLGMRRLSIIDVAGGHQPIFNEDRSKVIVYNGEIYNHRDVRAELEKRGHRYTTRTDTESILHAYEEYGDACVTHLRGMFGIAIWDTTRQRLFLARDRLGKKPLYYTHPSGPAGRLAFASEVKALLTLPGVERRVDAQALADYAAWGYVPDPLSIYRGIAKLPPAHYLVYEGGEVRVQKYWDVDYSTAGEQDEVQVVDRVLDLLDDAVRMRLMSDVPLGAFLSGGTDSSVVVALMARHTPGRVKTFSIGFDEAQYNELPYARRVAEHFGTEHHEEVVRPDAERDVLALVRQFDEPFSDSSMIPTYYVSRLARRHVTVALSGDGGDELFAGYLRYLDAPEVRAANRVPAVLRDAILGPVTGAMPAGARGIDRLRNLMGGADDQYVRHMSGGISRTLHEVFEADFLRGIEDPARVAAPFLASVRDADPLSRRQYLDTHTYLPGDILTKVDRASMMVSLEARAPLLDHVLAEFAATIPVGLRMKGMTTKYILKKVAERLMPAELVHRPKMGFAVPVAFWLRKEWAARSDDLVRGERALARGTFRQEYLNRIMDEHRAGKRDNSAMIWRLMILELWYREWVDGSGAGN; the protein is encoded by the coding sequence ATGTGCGGAATCGCCGGAATCGTCAATGCCAGAGCGGGCGTACGCGTCTCCGAGGGGGAGCTGCGGGCCATGTGCGACGCCATCCGCCACCGGGGACCCGACGACGCCGGCTACCACCTGGATGGCGGGGTGGGGTTGGGCATGCGGCGCCTGTCGATCATCGACGTCGCCGGGGGGCACCAGCCCATCTTCAACGAAGACCGCTCGAAGGTGATCGTCTACAACGGCGAAATCTACAACCACCGCGACGTGCGTGCCGAACTGGAGAAGCGCGGGCACCGTTACACCACGCGCACCGACACCGAAAGCATCCTCCACGCGTACGAGGAGTATGGCGACGCGTGCGTCACGCACCTGCGGGGGATGTTCGGCATCGCCATCTGGGACACGACGCGACAACGCCTGTTCCTGGCGCGCGACCGGCTGGGCAAGAAGCCGCTCTACTACACGCATCCCTCGGGCCCCGCGGGCCGGCTGGCGTTCGCCTCGGAAGTGAAGGCGCTGCTCACCCTTCCCGGTGTGGAGCGCCGCGTGGATGCGCAGGCGCTCGCGGACTACGCCGCCTGGGGCTACGTACCCGACCCGCTGTCAATCTACCGGGGCATCGCCAAGCTGCCCCCCGCCCACTACCTGGTGTACGAGGGTGGCGAGGTGCGCGTGCAGAAGTACTGGGATGTGGACTATTCCACCGCCGGGGAGCAGGACGAGGTGCAGGTGGTGGACCGTGTGCTCGACCTGCTCGACGACGCGGTGCGCATGCGCCTGATGAGCGACGTGCCGCTGGGGGCGTTCCTCAGCGGTGGCACAGACTCGTCGGTGGTGGTGGCGCTGATGGCCCGGCACACGCCGGGACGCGTGAAGACTTTTTCCATCGGCTTCGATGAGGCGCAGTACAACGAGTTGCCGTACGCCCGTCGCGTGGCGGAACACTTCGGGACCGAGCACCACGAGGAAGTCGTGCGGCCCGATGCGGAACGGGACGTGCTTGCCCTGGTGAGGCAGTTCGACGAGCCTTTCTCGGACTCGTCCATGATTCCCACCTACTACGTCTCGCGGCTGGCGCGCCGCCACGTGACGGTGGCGCTGTCCGGTGACGGCGGCGACGAGTTGTTCGCGGGCTACCTGCGCTACCTGGACGCGCCCGAGGTGCGCGCCGCCAACCGCGTTCCCGCCGTTCTGCGCGACGCTATTCTCGGCCCCGTCACCGGCGCCATGCCGGCCGGGGCGCGCGGCATCGACCGTCTGCGCAACCTGATGGGCGGCGCGGACGACCAGTACGTACGCCACATGTCGGGCGGAATCTCGCGCACGCTGCACGAGGTGTTCGAGGCGGACTTCCTGCGCGGCATCGAGGACCCGGCGCGCGTGGCGGCGCCGTTTCTCGCGTCGGTACGCGACGCCGACCCGCTCTCGCGGCGGCAGTACCTGGATACGCACACCTATCTGCCCGGCGACATCCTGACCAAGGTGGACCGCGCCAGCATGATGGTATCGCTGGAAGCGCGTGCGCCGCTGCTTGATCACGTCCTCGCGGAGTTCGCGGCCACCATTCCCGTCGGGCTGCGCATGAAGGGCATGACCACCAAGTACATTCTCAAGAAGGTGGCGGAGCGCCTCATGCCGGCCGAACTGGTGCACCGGCCCAAGATGGGTTTCGCGGTGCCGGTGGCGTTCTGGCTCCGCAAGGAATGGGCTGCCCGCAGCGACGATCTGGTGCGGGGAGAGCGCGCGCTCGCGCGCGGAACCTTCCGGCAGGAGTACCTCAACCGCATCATGGACGAGCACCGCGCGGGCAAGCGCGACAATTCCGCCATGATCTGGCGGCTGATGATCCTGGAGCTGTGGTACCGGGAGTGGGTGGACGGCTCGGGCGCGGGGAACTGA
- a CDS encoding BrxA/BrxB family bacilliredoxin — translation MLYPPEITEPCRQDLTQAGIVELRTPQDVDLVLKDQKGTALVVVNSVCGCAAGMARPGVKLALQHDKRPDKLTSVFAGVDSAATEQARKYIIGYAPSSPSIALFKDGNPVFVMERWQIEGRSPQEIAFQLVEAFDEFC, via the coding sequence ATGCTGTATCCGCCAGAAATCACCGAACCCTGTCGCCAGGACCTCACCCAGGCGGGCATCGTGGAACTCAGAACACCCCAGGACGTGGACCTGGTACTCAAGGACCAGAAGGGCACCGCGCTGGTCGTGGTGAACAGCGTGTGTGGCTGCGCCGCGGGCATGGCGCGCCCCGGTGTGAAGCTGGCGCTGCAGCACGACAAGCGCCCCGACAAGCTCACCAGCGTCTTTGCGGGCGTCGACTCCGCCGCCACCGAGCAGGCGCGCAAGTACATCATCGGCTACGCGCCTTCATCGCCGTCGATCGCGCTGTTCAAGGACGGCAACCCGGTGTTCGTCATGGAACGCTGGCAGATCGAGGGCCGCAGCCCGCAGGAGATCGCGTTCCAGCTGGTCGAAGCGTTCGACGAGTTCTGTTAG
- a CDS encoding PTS sugar transporter subunit IIA — MQGIAFGPTIRLLRQAKGISLREMARQLGVSPAFLSQIEAGRQHKIPRARIVQVAEMLGVSEGYLLGTAKQVHPDLMTFLAETPEAAEFMVTAMRSGMAGQDFNQLREIVSDKKRRAGVLKPVAATVKKKTGFVHSIDEYIDPALCVAAVAVQNKERLFQRFVKAVAKKNKNIDSELLLERLETRERQAPTSVGGGVGIPHAFLPGLDKPMVGAFLLQRAIPYGPTDADRVKTVFFLVGREGNTEHHLPILARIARLCSTPEFLQVLAKAKTGREMHRTIVTWDTRIGVI; from the coding sequence ATGCAGGGAATAGCATTCGGACCCACCATTCGCCTCCTCCGTCAGGCCAAGGGCATCAGTTTGCGCGAGATGGCGCGGCAGCTGGGCGTGTCGCCGGCGTTCCTGAGCCAGATCGAAGCCGGACGCCAGCACAAGATCCCCCGCGCGCGCATCGTGCAGGTGGCGGAGATGCTGGGCGTGTCGGAGGGCTATCTGCTGGGCACGGCCAAGCAGGTACACCCGGACCTCATGACCTTCCTGGCGGAGACGCCGGAAGCGGCGGAGTTCATGGTTACGGCCATGCGCAGCGGGATGGCGGGGCAGGACTTCAATCAGCTTCGTGAAATCGTATCCGACAAGAAGCGGCGTGCCGGTGTGTTGAAGCCGGTGGCTGCAACGGTGAAGAAGAAGACCGGGTTCGTTCACTCCATCGATGAGTACATCGACCCGGCCTTGTGCGTGGCGGCGGTCGCGGTGCAGAACAAGGAACGCCTGTTCCAGCGCTTCGTCAAGGCAGTGGCCAAGAAGAACAAGAACATCGACTCCGAACTGCTGCTGGAGCGGCTGGAAACGCGCGAGCGCCAGGCGCCGACCAGCGTGGGCGGTGGCGTGGGCATTCCGCACGCCTTCCTGCCGGGACTGGACAAACCGATGGTGGGCGCGTTCCTGCTGCAGCGGGCCATTCCCTACGGTCCCACGGACGCGGATCGTGTGAAGACGGTATTCTTCCTGGTGGGCCGCGAGGGCAACACCGAGCACCACCTTCCCATCCTGGCGCGCATCGCACGGTTGTGCTCGACGCCCGAGTTTCTGCAGGTGCTCGCCAAGGCGAAGACCGGTCGCGAGATGCACCGCACCATCGTCACCTGGGACACGCGCATCGGCGTGATCTAG
- a CDS encoding oligosaccharide flippase family protein, protein MSQKSLTHQVGILTAGRIIAYVAMFFVPLVNTRMLSVEDYGYYRQFWLLVETLVPMLVLAFPRSLLYFIPRAESRQEASALVSQTVVALSAMAFLGILVYVVMGAALGEGMGSMVRLFMWPLCLFTFVKVTTEFMEVLFIAERKVVAQSAYHAVIWGVQALVVMAVSFYTRDVSIIIWGVTLLALLRFAFVMGYIQTVFRFTLRHISLSSMREQFSFALPVGLAAITITLLIQTDKFIITRFLGREAFAVYMVGAFQVPLLNIIQASISNVTFPTMVNYEKVGDHAGVLGLWQRSLLKTLVLILPVFVFLEITARPFVTILFTNEYAAATPVFMIYLLLFLRSGFESTVLQVYKRTRFILVTSAIGLAVNLALGILLFQSIGRLGPPLAAVATMSLLTLVHHWYSARLMQTSIFHVLPLAAIAARFAAALAPGVVLWFAYRYVAVTQFHELLLACAGYTVLYAGVCAATRIVTIDDVRSLLGRSPTRGA, encoded by the coding sequence TTGTCACAGAAATCCCTCACCCATCAGGTCGGCATTCTAACCGCCGGTCGAATCATCGCCTACGTGGCGATGTTCTTCGTTCCGCTGGTCAACACGCGCATGCTGAGCGTGGAGGACTACGGGTACTACCGCCAGTTCTGGCTGCTGGTGGAAACGCTCGTACCCATGCTGGTGCTCGCCTTTCCGCGCAGCCTGCTGTACTTCATTCCGCGCGCCGAGTCCCGCCAGGAGGCCTCCGCCCTTGTCAGCCAGACCGTGGTGGCGCTGTCCGCCATGGCCTTCCTGGGCATCCTCGTCTACGTCGTCATGGGGGCCGCACTGGGCGAGGGGATGGGGTCGATGGTGCGGTTGTTCATGTGGCCGCTGTGCCTGTTCACCTTCGTGAAGGTGACCACCGAGTTCATGGAAGTGCTGTTCATCGCCGAGCGAAAGGTGGTGGCCCAGTCGGCCTACCACGCGGTCATCTGGGGCGTACAGGCGCTGGTGGTGATGGCGGTTTCGTTCTACACGCGCGACGTGAGCATCATTATCTGGGGCGTTACATTGCTGGCGCTGCTGCGCTTCGCGTTCGTGATGGGGTATATCCAGACGGTGTTCCGCTTCACCCTGCGGCACATTTCCCTGTCGTCGATGCGCGAGCAGTTCTCGTTTGCGCTGCCGGTGGGCCTGGCCGCCATCACCATCACCCTGCTGATCCAGACGGACAAGTTCATCATCACCCGCTTCCTGGGACGCGAGGCGTTTGCGGTGTACATGGTGGGGGCATTCCAGGTGCCGCTGTTGAACATCATCCAGGCCTCGATCAGCAACGTCACCTTTCCCACCATGGTCAACTACGAGAAGGTGGGCGACCACGCCGGGGTACTGGGGCTGTGGCAGCGGTCGCTGCTGAAGACCCTGGTGCTGATCCTGCCCGTGTTCGTCTTCCTGGAGATCACCGCGCGGCCATTTGTGACCATCCTCTTCACAAACGAGTACGCGGCCGCCACCCCGGTGTTCATGATCTACCTGCTGCTGTTCCTGCGCTCCGGCTTCGAGTCGACGGTGTTGCAGGTGTACAAGCGCACGCGTTTCATCCTGGTGACCTCGGCCATCGGCCTCGCGGTAAACCTGGCGCTCGGCATCCTTCTGTTCCAGAGTATCGGACGCCTGGGGCCGCCCCTGGCCGCGGTGGCGACGATGAGCCTGCTCACCCTGGTGCACCACTGGTATTCGGCGCGGCTCATGCAGACCTCCATCTTTCATGTGCTTCCGCTGGCCGCCATCGCGGCGCGCTTTGCGGCGGCGCTGGCTCCGGGTGTCGTGCTATGGTTCGCGTATCGGTATGTGGCGGTGACGCAGTTTCACGAGCTGCTGCTGGCGTGCGCGGGGTATACGGTGCTGTACGCCGGAGTGTGCGCCGCGACCCGGATCGTCACCATCGACGACGTCCGATCGCTGCTGGGGAGGAGCCCCACGCGCGGGGCGTGA
- a CDS encoding LOG family protein: protein MAKKEFDTPERVLDEIRALYTDPDPDLSTRLVRELIVHALKCRRDELEVLDLKVLSRAMAEFRYAARVFKPYRDRRKVSIFGSARTPESDPYYQMAVEFASLLAKSGFMVITGAADGIMKAGNQGAGADASFGVNILLPFEQAANTIIGDDPKLITFKYFFTRKIFFLMEASAVALFPGGFGTHDEGFETLTLIQTGKAPPMPFLLMELPGETYWESFDRFIREELLERKLISPRDLILYKIIHSAQDGVDYIRRFYSVYHSTRQVRDRLVVRLQKELTDGAVRTLATEFADLVTKGTIEKTRALAEETNEPELLDMPRIVFAFNRHNQSRLIEMVWRINELGA from the coding sequence ATGGCAAAGAAAGAATTCGACACCCCCGAGCGCGTTCTCGACGAGATCCGCGCCCTCTACACGGACCCCGACCCCGACCTCTCCACGCGGCTGGTGCGCGAACTCATCGTGCACGCGCTCAAGTGCCGCCGCGACGAGCTGGAGGTGCTGGACCTCAAGGTATTGAGCCGCGCCATGGCGGAGTTCCGCTACGCGGCGCGCGTGTTCAAGCCCTACCGCGACCGGCGCAAGGTGTCGATCTTCGGATCCGCGCGCACGCCCGAGAGCGATCCGTACTACCAGATGGCGGTGGAGTTTGCGTCGCTGCTGGCAAAGAGCGGCTTCATGGTGATCACCGGCGCCGCCGATGGCATCATGAAGGCGGGCAACCAGGGGGCGGGGGCGGACGCGTCGTTCGGCGTGAACATCCTGCTTCCGTTCGAGCAGGCCGCCAACACCATCATCGGCGACGACCCCAAGCTGATCACCTTCAAGTACTTCTTCACGCGCAAGATCTTCTTCCTGATGGAGGCGAGCGCGGTGGCGCTGTTTCCGGGAGGGTTCGGAACGCACGACGAGGGCTTCGAGACGCTCACCCTCATCCAGACCGGCAAGGCGCCGCCCATGCCGTTTCTGCTCATGGAACTGCCGGGGGAAACGTACTGGGAGAGTTTCGACCGCTTCATCCGCGAGGAGCTGCTGGAGCGCAAGCTGATCTCGCCCAGGGATCTGATCCTCTACAAGATCATACACTCCGCCCAGGACGGCGTGGACTACATCCGGCGCTTCTACTCGGTGTACCACTCCACCCGGCAGGTGCGCGACAGGCTGGTGGTGCGCCTGCAGAAGGAACTCACCGACGGTGCGGTGCGCACACTGGCCACGGAGTTTGCGGACCTGGTGACGAAGGGAACCATCGAGAAGACGCGTGCGCTGGCGGAGGAGACCAACGAGCCGGAGTTGCTGGACATGCCGCGCATCGTGTTTGCGTTCAACCGCCACAACCAGTCCCGCCTGATCGAGATGGTGTGGCGGATCAACGAGCTGGGCGCGTAG